The Haloplanus salinarum genome includes a region encoding these proteins:
- a CDS encoding homoserine kinase, translating into MVTVRAPATSANLGSGFDVFGAALDRPADVIRVEKADRTTIDVRGYGSEFIPEDPADNTVGAVAEALDAPAHIRIDKGIRPSSGLGSSGASAAAAALALNELYDRGLSRKELVPIAGKGEATVSGEVHLDNVAPALLGGFTVATGRDVTTVDADIPLVACLPEIAISTRDARDVVPAGATMEQLVYTVGRAATLTTGMCRNDPRLVGKGMHDRLVTPARADLISGYDEVREAALAAGATGVTVSGAGPGVLAACYPGDRREIAAAMVEGFAEVGVDSRAYQTKIGGGATLHRD; encoded by the coding sequence ATGGTCACGGTCAGGGCTCCCGCGACGAGTGCGAACCTCGGTAGCGGGTTCGACGTGTTCGGCGCGGCCCTCGACCGGCCGGCGGACGTCATCCGCGTCGAGAAGGCCGACCGGACGACCATCGACGTGAGGGGGTACGGGAGCGAGTTCATTCCCGAGGACCCCGCGGACAACACCGTCGGTGCCGTCGCCGAGGCGCTCGACGCCCCGGCCCACATCCGCATCGACAAAGGAATCCGCCCCTCCTCGGGACTGGGATCGTCGGGTGCCAGCGCCGCCGCGGCGGCGCTCGCGCTGAACGAACTCTACGACCGCGGGCTCTCGCGCAAGGAACTCGTCCCCATCGCGGGGAAAGGCGAGGCGACCGTCTCCGGCGAGGTCCACCTCGACAACGTGGCGCCCGCGCTGCTCGGCGGGTTCACCGTCGCCACGGGCCGGGACGTGACGACCGTCGACGCCGACATCCCGCTCGTCGCCTGCTTGCCGGAGATCGCCATCTCGACGCGCGACGCGCGGGACGTGGTGCCCGCCGGGGCGACGATGGAACAGCTCGTCTACACCGTCGGTCGGGCCGCCACGCTGACGACCGGGATGTGTCGGAACGATCCGCGCCTCGTGGGCAAGGGGATGCACGACCGCCTGGTCACACCGGCCCGGGCCGACCTCATCTCCGGCTACGACGAGGTGCGGGAGGCCGCCCTCGCCGCCGGCGCCACGGGCGTCACCGTCAGCGGCGCCGGGCCGGGTGTCCTCGCGGCGTGTTACCCCGGGGACCGACGCGAAATCGCCGCCGCGATGGTCGAGGGGTTCGCCGAAGTGGGTGTCGACTCGCGCGCCTACCAGACGAAGATCGGCGGCGGCGCCACGCTGCATCGCGACTGA